In Zingiber officinale cultivar Zhangliang chromosome 11B, Zo_v1.1, whole genome shotgun sequence, a single window of DNA contains:
- the LOC122033630 gene encoding GBF-interacting protein 1-like isoform X2: MSGGGARVSIPAGVRRTIQNIKEIAGNHSDEEIYAMLKECSMDPNETTQKLLLQDTFHEVKRKRDKRKENVREPAEPRWRPGMQGRGGRGGRGNYSSRSLPNDTTAGRNATSGKESGLNQGIDKAQTSISTTPDTENKPALSSSVSGIVNGPSNIEHPVSSQGSNVSGVDGAPSEANSDAVTTKTTNPRLPSKDAKGGSAPGQLQRDMDQFSSNKLVMVPSTDTHTPSELGTTKQIKPHGSVTDEPVEKSQVASSSSGPLGSRPSSTYNNRFQHPSAPLANKEWKPKSVLANPAQASETNDTSEVPVVIEAVSQPLLTLSLTTPKGVSVNLAKKVEELKLSDRQHVIIPNHLQVPESERHGLSFGSFDANFEFNTVLTKDTMRDNIETPPYESSQETDETIEKHSLSNNATSSAAEEDDFSEHPQLSEQVTESYSVKEIVASNITSPEKEYNEANQEDNLAPESSQNVVLQSMPSYPPVGLVPQLGSHIASFEGSDSHARDMSRLPSFLVQQPYDPSTSYFNPFYRPSPDADGRISPFFASGASTRYNGNIALLPAQAGQASQENTNPIVLPTVGSTPLGTQASGTMQGSLAIPQQSVPVFRQPAGLHISHYSPNYIPYSQYFSPFYPPPPAVHHFLSSAAFPQQPLTGGMYPSPGAATPAAAAAVKYSLPQYKPGSNTGNSTIVGLPNVYGSYNSTQAGYTSVPAVSTGNSTTNEELGSSQFKENNVYISGQQSEGPPVWIPAPGRDMSSLQASSFYNIPQGQHMTFTPTQAGHGAFSGIYPPTPAVPNSVHPLLQQSQTVAGAVEMLAPPTGVYQQTQRAQINWTNNY; the protein is encoded by the exons ATGAGTGGCGGAGGCGCTAGGGTTTCGATCCCCGCCGGCGTGCGGCGCACGATCCAGAACATCAAGGAGATCGCCGGCAACCACAGCGACGAGGAGATTTACGCAATGCTCAAGGAGTGCTCCATGGATCCAAACGAGACCACCCAGAAGCTCCTCCTCCAAG ACACTTTCCATGAGGTGAAAAGGAAGCGTGACAAGAGAAAGGAG AATGTCAGAGAACCTGCTGAGCCTAGGTGGAGGCCCGGTATGCAGGGACGAGGAGGTAGGGGAGGTCGGGGAAACTACTCCTCCCGCTCACTGCCTAACG ATACTACTGCTGGAAGAAATGCAACATCAGGAAAGGAGAGTGGGCTAAATCAAGGGATAGATAAAGCTCAGACGTCTATATCCACAACTCCTGACACAGAGAATAAGCCTGCATTATCGAG CTCTGTATCTGGTATTGTCAATGGTCCCAGCAACATAGAACATCCTGTGTCTTCTCAGGGGTCTAATGTATCTGGTGTTGACGGCGCACCATCGGAAGCAAATTCTGATGCAGTAACTACTAAGACTACGAATCCCAGATTACCTTCTAAAGATGCAAAAGGTGGTTCTGCACCTGGTCAATTGCAACGAGATATGGATCAATTCTCTTCAAACAAGCTGGTGATGGTTCCATCTACTGATACACACACCCCTTCTGAGCTGGGGACCACGAAACAG ATAAAACCACATGGATCAGTAACAGATGAACCTGTAGAAAAATCCCaagttgcatcatcttcttctggTCCTCTGGGCAGTAGGCCATCTTCAACCTACAACAATCGCTTTCAGCATCCAAGTG CACCTCTTGCTAATAAAGAGTGGAAACCAAAATCAGTACTTGCAAACCCTGCTCAGGCATCCGAGACAAATGACACATCTGAAGTACCGGTGGTTATTGAAGCTGTTTCCCAACCATTGCTAACCTTATCTTTGACCACTCCAAAAGGAGTTTCTGTTAATCTAGCAAAGAAGGTAGAGGAACTGAAGCTATCAGACCGACAGCATGTGATTATTCCAAACCATCTCCAGGTCCCAGAGTCTGAACGACATGGACTAAGTTTTGGAAGCTTTGATgctaattttgagtttaatacgGTTCTTACCAAAGACACTATGAGAGACAATATTGAGACCCCACCTTATGAGTCATCTCAAGAGACTGACGAAACTATTGAGAAGCACTCTTTAAG CAACAATGCAACATCCTCAGCTGCTGAAGAAGACGACTTTTCTGAACATCCTCAATTATCTGAACAGGTCACAGAAAGTTATTCAGTGAAGGAAATTGTTGCTTCCAATATCACGTCGCCTGAAAAAGAATATAACGAGGCCAACCAAGAAGATAATTTAGCACCAGAAAGTTCTCAGAATGTGGTTCTTCAGTCTATGCCATCCTATCCACCAGTTGGATTGGTGCCGCAGCTTGGTAGCCATATTGCTTCTTTTGAAGGCTCAGATTCTCATGCTCGTGATATGTCTCGTCTTCCAAGTTTTTTG GTCCAGCAACCATATGATCCATCCACTAGTTATTTCAATCCATTCTATCGTCCATCTCCTGATGCTGATGGTCGGATATCTCCTTTTTTTGCATCGGGTGCCTCCACTAGATACAATGGGAACATTGCCCTTCTACCTGCTCAGGCTGGTCAGGCTTCCCAAGAG AATACGAACCCCATAGTACTACCTACAGTTGGCTCAACTCCTTTGGGAACTCAAGCTTCTGGCACAATGCAGGGTTCTCTTGCTATTCCCCAGCAGTCAGTCCCTGTCTTCCGTCAACCTGCTGGGTTACATATATCTCACTACTCTCCCAACTACATTCCCTACAGTCAATATTTCTCACCATTCTATCCCCCTCCTCCTGCGGTGCATCATTTCTTGAGCAGTGCTGCATTCCCTCAGCAACCTCTTACAGGTGGCATGTACCCATCCCCTGGAGCTGCaactcctgctgctgctgctgctgtcaAGTATTCTCTTCCCCAGTACAAACCTGGTTCTAACACTGGCAATTCAACTATTGTTGGATTACCAAATGTTTATGGTTCATATAACTCCACCCAGGCTGGCTATACCTCTGTTCCTGCTGTAAGCACTGGAAACTCAACCACCAATGAAGAACTGGGGTCGTCACAGTTCAAGGAGAATAATGTTTATATCTCTGGACAACAG AGCGAAGGCCCACCAGTCTGGATTCCTGCCCCTGGACGTGACATGTCCTCACTTCAAGCTAGCTCTTTCTACAACATTCCTCAGGGTCAGCACATGACTTTTACACCAACACAAGCTGGACATGGCGCCTTCAGTGGCATCTATCCCCCGACACCTGCTGTCCCCAATTCTGTTCACCCTTTGCTGCAGCAGTCACAAACTGTAGCTGGGGCCGTCGAAATGCTGGCCCCTCCTACTGGTGTTTATCAACAGACACAACGCGCACAGATAAATTGGACCAATAATTATTGA
- the LOC122033630 gene encoding GBF-interacting protein 1-like isoform X3: protein MSGGGARVSIPAGVRRTIQNIKEIAGNHSDEEIYAMLKECSMDPNETTQKLLLQDTFHEVKRKRDKRKENVREPAEPRWRPGMQGRGGRGGRGNYSSRSLPNDTTAGRNATSGKESGLNQGIDKAQTSISTTPDTENKPALSSSVSGIVNGPSNIEHPVSSQGSNVSGVDGAPSEANSDAVTTKTTNPRLPSKDAKGGSAPGQLQRDMDQFSSNKLVMVPSTDTHTPSELGTTKQIKPHGSVTDEPVEKSQVASSSSGPLGSRPSSTYNNRFQHPSGMQKAPLANKEWKPKSVLANPAQASETNDTSEVPVVIEAVSQPLLTLSLTTPKGVSVNLAKKVEELKLSDRQHVIIPNHLQVPESERHGLSFGSFDANFEFNTVLTKDTMRDNIETPPYESSQETDETIEKHSLSNNATSSAAEEDDFSEHPQLSEQVTESYSVKEIVASNITSPEKEYNEANQEDNLAPESSQNVVLQSMPSYPPVGLVPQLGSHIASFEGSDSHARDMSRLPSFLVQQPYDPSTSYFNPFYRPSPDADGRISPFFASGASTRYNGNIALLPAQAGQASQEGSLAIPQQSVPVFRQPAGLHISHYSPNYIPYSQYFSPFYPPPPAVHHFLSSAAFPQQPLTGGMYPSPGAATPAAAAAVKYSLPQYKPGSNTGNSTIVGLPNVYGSYNSTQAGYTSVPAVSTGNSTTNEELGSSQFKENNVYISGQQSEGPPVWIPAPGRDMSSLQASSFYNIPQGQHMTFTPTQAGHGAFSGIYPPTPAVPNSVHPLLQQSQTVAGAVEMLAPPTGVYQQTQRAQINWTNNY, encoded by the exons ATGAGTGGCGGAGGCGCTAGGGTTTCGATCCCCGCCGGCGTGCGGCGCACGATCCAGAACATCAAGGAGATCGCCGGCAACCACAGCGACGAGGAGATTTACGCAATGCTCAAGGAGTGCTCCATGGATCCAAACGAGACCACCCAGAAGCTCCTCCTCCAAG ACACTTTCCATGAGGTGAAAAGGAAGCGTGACAAGAGAAAGGAG AATGTCAGAGAACCTGCTGAGCCTAGGTGGAGGCCCGGTATGCAGGGACGAGGAGGTAGGGGAGGTCGGGGAAACTACTCCTCCCGCTCACTGCCTAACG ATACTACTGCTGGAAGAAATGCAACATCAGGAAAGGAGAGTGGGCTAAATCAAGGGATAGATAAAGCTCAGACGTCTATATCCACAACTCCTGACACAGAGAATAAGCCTGCATTATCGAG CTCTGTATCTGGTATTGTCAATGGTCCCAGCAACATAGAACATCCTGTGTCTTCTCAGGGGTCTAATGTATCTGGTGTTGACGGCGCACCATCGGAAGCAAATTCTGATGCAGTAACTACTAAGACTACGAATCCCAGATTACCTTCTAAAGATGCAAAAGGTGGTTCTGCACCTGGTCAATTGCAACGAGATATGGATCAATTCTCTTCAAACAAGCTGGTGATGGTTCCATCTACTGATACACACACCCCTTCTGAGCTGGGGACCACGAAACAG ATAAAACCACATGGATCAGTAACAGATGAACCTGTAGAAAAATCCCaagttgcatcatcttcttctggTCCTCTGGGCAGTAGGCCATCTTCAACCTACAACAATCGCTTTCAGCATCCAAGTGGTATGCAGAAAG CACCTCTTGCTAATAAAGAGTGGAAACCAAAATCAGTACTTGCAAACCCTGCTCAGGCATCCGAGACAAATGACACATCTGAAGTACCGGTGGTTATTGAAGCTGTTTCCCAACCATTGCTAACCTTATCTTTGACCACTCCAAAAGGAGTTTCTGTTAATCTAGCAAAGAAGGTAGAGGAACTGAAGCTATCAGACCGACAGCATGTGATTATTCCAAACCATCTCCAGGTCCCAGAGTCTGAACGACATGGACTAAGTTTTGGAAGCTTTGATgctaattttgagtttaatacgGTTCTTACCAAAGACACTATGAGAGACAATATTGAGACCCCACCTTATGAGTCATCTCAAGAGACTGACGAAACTATTGAGAAGCACTCTTTAAG CAACAATGCAACATCCTCAGCTGCTGAAGAAGACGACTTTTCTGAACATCCTCAATTATCTGAACAGGTCACAGAAAGTTATTCAGTGAAGGAAATTGTTGCTTCCAATATCACGTCGCCTGAAAAAGAATATAACGAGGCCAACCAAGAAGATAATTTAGCACCAGAAAGTTCTCAGAATGTGGTTCTTCAGTCTATGCCATCCTATCCACCAGTTGGATTGGTGCCGCAGCTTGGTAGCCATATTGCTTCTTTTGAAGGCTCAGATTCTCATGCTCGTGATATGTCTCGTCTTCCAAGTTTTTTG GTCCAGCAACCATATGATCCATCCACTAGTTATTTCAATCCATTCTATCGTCCATCTCCTGATGCTGATGGTCGGATATCTCCTTTTTTTGCATCGGGTGCCTCCACTAGATACAATGGGAACATTGCCCTTCTACCTGCTCAGGCTGGTCAGGCTTCCCAAGAG GGTTCTCTTGCTATTCCCCAGCAGTCAGTCCCTGTCTTCCGTCAACCTGCTGGGTTACATATATCTCACTACTCTCCCAACTACATTCCCTACAGTCAATATTTCTCACCATTCTATCCCCCTCCTCCTGCGGTGCATCATTTCTTGAGCAGTGCTGCATTCCCTCAGCAACCTCTTACAGGTGGCATGTACCCATCCCCTGGAGCTGCaactcctgctgctgctgctgctgtcaAGTATTCTCTTCCCCAGTACAAACCTGGTTCTAACACTGGCAATTCAACTATTGTTGGATTACCAAATGTTTATGGTTCATATAACTCCACCCAGGCTGGCTATACCTCTGTTCCTGCTGTAAGCACTGGAAACTCAACCACCAATGAAGAACTGGGGTCGTCACAGTTCAAGGAGAATAATGTTTATATCTCTGGACAACAG AGCGAAGGCCCACCAGTCTGGATTCCTGCCCCTGGACGTGACATGTCCTCACTTCAAGCTAGCTCTTTCTACAACATTCCTCAGGGTCAGCACATGACTTTTACACCAACACAAGCTGGACATGGCGCCTTCAGTGGCATCTATCCCCCGACACCTGCTGTCCCCAATTCTGTTCACCCTTTGCTGCAGCAGTCACAAACTGTAGCTGGGGCCGTCGAAATGCTGGCCCCTCCTACTGGTGTTTATCAACAGACACAACGCGCACAGATAAATTGGACCAATAATTATTGA
- the LOC122033630 gene encoding GBF-interacting protein 1-like isoform X1 — protein sequence MSGGGARVSIPAGVRRTIQNIKEIAGNHSDEEIYAMLKECSMDPNETTQKLLLQDTFHEVKRKRDKRKENVREPAEPRWRPGMQGRGGRGGRGNYSSRSLPNDTTAGRNATSGKESGLNQGIDKAQTSISTTPDTENKPALSSSVSGIVNGPSNIEHPVSSQGSNVSGVDGAPSEANSDAVTTKTTNPRLPSKDAKGGSAPGQLQRDMDQFSSNKLVMVPSTDTHTPSELGTTKQIKPHGSVTDEPVEKSQVASSSSGPLGSRPSSTYNNRFQHPSGMQKAPLANKEWKPKSVLANPAQASETNDTSEVPVVIEAVSQPLLTLSLTTPKGVSVNLAKKVEELKLSDRQHVIIPNHLQVPESERHGLSFGSFDANFEFNTVLTKDTMRDNIETPPYESSQETDETIEKHSLSNNATSSAAEEDDFSEHPQLSEQVTESYSVKEIVASNITSPEKEYNEANQEDNLAPESSQNVVLQSMPSYPPVGLVPQLGSHIASFEGSDSHARDMSRLPSFLVQQPYDPSTSYFNPFYRPSPDADGRISPFFASGASTRYNGNIALLPAQAGQASQENTNPIVLPTVGSTPLGTQASGTMQGSLAIPQQSVPVFRQPAGLHISHYSPNYIPYSQYFSPFYPPPPAVHHFLSSAAFPQQPLTGGMYPSPGAATPAAAAAVKYSLPQYKPGSNTGNSTIVGLPNVYGSYNSTQAGYTSVPAVSTGNSTTNEELGSSQFKENNVYISGQQSEGPPVWIPAPGRDMSSLQASSFYNIPQGQHMTFTPTQAGHGAFSGIYPPTPAVPNSVHPLLQQSQTVAGAVEMLAPPTGVYQQTQRAQINWTNNY from the exons ATGAGTGGCGGAGGCGCTAGGGTTTCGATCCCCGCCGGCGTGCGGCGCACGATCCAGAACATCAAGGAGATCGCCGGCAACCACAGCGACGAGGAGATTTACGCAATGCTCAAGGAGTGCTCCATGGATCCAAACGAGACCACCCAGAAGCTCCTCCTCCAAG ACACTTTCCATGAGGTGAAAAGGAAGCGTGACAAGAGAAAGGAG AATGTCAGAGAACCTGCTGAGCCTAGGTGGAGGCCCGGTATGCAGGGACGAGGAGGTAGGGGAGGTCGGGGAAACTACTCCTCCCGCTCACTGCCTAACG ATACTACTGCTGGAAGAAATGCAACATCAGGAAAGGAGAGTGGGCTAAATCAAGGGATAGATAAAGCTCAGACGTCTATATCCACAACTCCTGACACAGAGAATAAGCCTGCATTATCGAG CTCTGTATCTGGTATTGTCAATGGTCCCAGCAACATAGAACATCCTGTGTCTTCTCAGGGGTCTAATGTATCTGGTGTTGACGGCGCACCATCGGAAGCAAATTCTGATGCAGTAACTACTAAGACTACGAATCCCAGATTACCTTCTAAAGATGCAAAAGGTGGTTCTGCACCTGGTCAATTGCAACGAGATATGGATCAATTCTCTTCAAACAAGCTGGTGATGGTTCCATCTACTGATACACACACCCCTTCTGAGCTGGGGACCACGAAACAG ATAAAACCACATGGATCAGTAACAGATGAACCTGTAGAAAAATCCCaagttgcatcatcttcttctggTCCTCTGGGCAGTAGGCCATCTTCAACCTACAACAATCGCTTTCAGCATCCAAGTGGTATGCAGAAAG CACCTCTTGCTAATAAAGAGTGGAAACCAAAATCAGTACTTGCAAACCCTGCTCAGGCATCCGAGACAAATGACACATCTGAAGTACCGGTGGTTATTGAAGCTGTTTCCCAACCATTGCTAACCTTATCTTTGACCACTCCAAAAGGAGTTTCTGTTAATCTAGCAAAGAAGGTAGAGGAACTGAAGCTATCAGACCGACAGCATGTGATTATTCCAAACCATCTCCAGGTCCCAGAGTCTGAACGACATGGACTAAGTTTTGGAAGCTTTGATgctaattttgagtttaatacgGTTCTTACCAAAGACACTATGAGAGACAATATTGAGACCCCACCTTATGAGTCATCTCAAGAGACTGACGAAACTATTGAGAAGCACTCTTTAAG CAACAATGCAACATCCTCAGCTGCTGAAGAAGACGACTTTTCTGAACATCCTCAATTATCTGAACAGGTCACAGAAAGTTATTCAGTGAAGGAAATTGTTGCTTCCAATATCACGTCGCCTGAAAAAGAATATAACGAGGCCAACCAAGAAGATAATTTAGCACCAGAAAGTTCTCAGAATGTGGTTCTTCAGTCTATGCCATCCTATCCACCAGTTGGATTGGTGCCGCAGCTTGGTAGCCATATTGCTTCTTTTGAAGGCTCAGATTCTCATGCTCGTGATATGTCTCGTCTTCCAAGTTTTTTG GTCCAGCAACCATATGATCCATCCACTAGTTATTTCAATCCATTCTATCGTCCATCTCCTGATGCTGATGGTCGGATATCTCCTTTTTTTGCATCGGGTGCCTCCACTAGATACAATGGGAACATTGCCCTTCTACCTGCTCAGGCTGGTCAGGCTTCCCAAGAG AATACGAACCCCATAGTACTACCTACAGTTGGCTCAACTCCTTTGGGAACTCAAGCTTCTGGCACAATGCAGGGTTCTCTTGCTATTCCCCAGCAGTCAGTCCCTGTCTTCCGTCAACCTGCTGGGTTACATATATCTCACTACTCTCCCAACTACATTCCCTACAGTCAATATTTCTCACCATTCTATCCCCCTCCTCCTGCGGTGCATCATTTCTTGAGCAGTGCTGCATTCCCTCAGCAACCTCTTACAGGTGGCATGTACCCATCCCCTGGAGCTGCaactcctgctgctgctgctgctgtcaAGTATTCTCTTCCCCAGTACAAACCTGGTTCTAACACTGGCAATTCAACTATTGTTGGATTACCAAATGTTTATGGTTCATATAACTCCACCCAGGCTGGCTATACCTCTGTTCCTGCTGTAAGCACTGGAAACTCAACCACCAATGAAGAACTGGGGTCGTCACAGTTCAAGGAGAATAATGTTTATATCTCTGGACAACAG AGCGAAGGCCCACCAGTCTGGATTCCTGCCCCTGGACGTGACATGTCCTCACTTCAAGCTAGCTCTTTCTACAACATTCCTCAGGGTCAGCACATGACTTTTACACCAACACAAGCTGGACATGGCGCCTTCAGTGGCATCTATCCCCCGACACCTGCTGTCCCCAATTCTGTTCACCCTTTGCTGCAGCAGTCACAAACTGTAGCTGGGGCCGTCGAAATGCTGGCCCCTCCTACTGGTGTTTATCAACAGACACAACGCGCACAGATAAATTGGACCAATAATTATTGA